A region of the Lachancea thermotolerans CBS 6340 chromosome E complete sequence genome:
ACATCGACTGCACTATGACCGTGCGTAGACCATCCAATCTGTGCTCTTGTCGAAATCATGTCGTTTAATTTGTCATTGATCTCGCCGCTAGAGGTGAGCTTTAGCAACTCTTCGACGTCAGCCTTCGAATAATCTGTGATGCCAAGATTGTCTTCAAATACGTCTTGTTCTATGAATGTGGACTTGCTGTCGCCTTTGTAGCCTTGCACCATTTTTCTCAGGAATTCTCCAGAGTGTTTTGCGTTATCCAAAACGTTTGGGTACCAAGCATATTCAGGATAAGCCTTCGTTATTTGCCGAGCAGTTACAAGACCCCCAGTTTCATGGTCTGAGGTCGATACCATTACCGTCTCGACATCACTTTCTTCGGCAAACCTTAGaactgcttcaaaagcctcaTCAAAGGCTAGAACTTCACGTGCTTGGGCAGCTGGGTCGTTTTGATGGCCAGCGTGGTCAATCCTGGAACCTTCgatgagcaagaagaaaccTTTGTCCGAGTTTTTTGTTGCCTCAGTCAAAGCATTAATGGCAGTCATAGCTTCCTCTTTTAAGGAGGGATATTCCGAAGCATCCCTATCGAAATCAAATGGAATATCATAAtcagcaagaagagctagAAGGGGCAAAGAAACATTACGTCCATTTTCTAGTGCATCAAACTGCTCGCGATTACCAACATAGCTCCACCCGTCACCTATCGCCTCCTTAATCAAATTACGACCATCGGAACGACTGCCACGGGAGCCGTAAACAATATCAGTTCCTGAATAAAAGTGTGTTCTGCCACCTCCAATCATCAAGTCAACCATCCGCCCTAGAGGGTAGTCACCAAGCTGTTGTTGAGCGATAAGGTCTTCTTGGAATCTATAATCTGCGTGTGCGCTGAATGCAGCAGGGGTTGCGTCAGTTATTCTTGTTGTGACAACGAGCCCTGTTAGGTATCCTTGGAGCTTGGCGGCCTCTAAAATAGTACCGCATGGTTGTTTGTCGGGGTCAACTCCGATAGCACCATTGTATGACTTCAATGCACACGAGAAAGCAGttgcaccagcagcagagtCCGTCACCAGTGAGTCAGAAGAACGAGTACGGGATGACCCAATAAGGTGATGGTCAAGGGTTAGGACGTCGTCGATTGTCAGGTTTTGCGTAAATTGCCGAAAAGACCTGCTTAGCGACAGAGATGCAGGGCCCATTCCATCAGtaacaaagaaaataaCATTCTTTTTAGATGATTTCCTCGAGACGAATTTCTCAAGAGAAGGCCCAATTGGCAAGGACATCACCACGACTGTAAGAAGAATGAGCGCAAAAGCGTAATGAGACAACTTGCGGTATTTGTTTCTCCGCTTGATGGGGCGCTTCCCCATTAAAGATGCCTTCTCCATAATGAGCCCGTTATGGTGGCGCCTTTCTTGGTCGGGTCTGAATGATTATAAGGATAGTCCTGAGAAACCCTGAGATATTCCTTGTTATCAATTCCATCTCCAAGTCATCAGACACGATTTGACAAGTTGATCAACAGTAGCCAGTTGATAGAAGAACGTGAGTCTGCGGAGGTTCAATAGCGATTCAGCCCTCTTGAGAGGACAGCTCCGGTCAAGGATGAACAAATCATGGTTTCTTGCGTAATAAATCGGCTATGCGCAACCACTTGTTTCATTTGTACTGAGGCGGCTTGTTGGCTTTGTTTCTCCTTAGTCTAACCAGTATCCATTCTGCAGCCTCCTTCACACCTTCTTTATTCAAGGCGCTAATAGGGAGGACCCGACTGTCTCTCGCTCCCAGGTGTTCGGCGATCTTGTTAAAAACCTCTTTTATATCTTGAACTTCCATGCGGTCCTCTCGATCTTGTTTGTTTGCAAGCATGAGTACTGGTATTCCTTCAACCTCCTCATCTGTAACAACAGTTTTCAGCGTTCGACAGCACTCTTCGAGCCTCTCACGGTCCGCGCTATCAATTACAAAGATAATTCCGTGCGCCTGCGCGTAGTACTCCGGCCATAGAGATCTCAGCGTCTCCTGTCCGCCAACGTCCCAGAACTTTAGAAGGCAGTTATTAACGGGTATGGTGGCTACATTCTGGCCCACGGTCGGCGTAATCTTCTCGGGAGACTTGGAGCCCTTCGAATAttccttcttcagcatctcCAGAAATGTAGTCTTTCCAGCATTGTCAAGCCCCAAAATGAGGATCGAGTACTGTTCCCGGCGGTTCCAGTTTGCGTAGAGTCCTTTGGCGAGATGGAACATTGCTTGTCTGTTAGTTTTATTTGTTTTGTCCGGGTGTAATTTGGTGTTAGTAAGAAGTTCGCGATGCATAGGAATTCTCCGATATAACCAAGAGGTGATCTGAATGTTTGCACACAGAACAAGTGTGCAAAAGCCAGCGCCGAAGTTGTAACGCTTCTCAAGGCTTTCCTCTCCGATTCCGTAAAGATTAAACTGTTTATTCTATGTAGTTTCAGCTTCCCGACAATGAACCATCATCATTGATCTGCTGCGCCGCTCTCAGCCTGCCGCTTACTTCTAGAGACATAAGCATTTCGCAGCTTTTCATCCACATGCTCCTTTCGTAGCTGCAGCGCTGTTTTCTCGCGGAACTCTTGGCACTTGGCATCGATTGTCGCGTCGGAAAGCGAATCATCGTCCTCGAGGGCGTCTCGATACTCCGAGACGcgcagctccagctcgcGCTTACTCaaatgcttcaaaatgctTTCATCTTTGCGCTTTGTTTGCGCGCTGGATTTGGGTcgttgttgctgcttctCTACCCGACttaagaagttcttgacgTTTTTCCTTTCCGTATTCAGCGCCAGCGACTGCTGGATATGCCCAGATGTCGATGAGCCTTTGGCACTCTTGAGCCCTATACCGTCGTATGACATCTACGAAGTTTGCACCTTATTTGGCTTGGACTCTCTCTTTGGGAGCTCGATGGTCGATTAACATCagagatgagcttcgaTTTTGAT
Encoded here:
- the PHO8 gene encoding alkaline phosphatase PHO8 (similar to uniprot|P11491 Saccharomyces cerevisiae YDR481C PHO8 Repressible alkaline phosphatase a glycoprotein localized to the vacuole regulated by levels of inorganic phosphate and by a system consisting of Pho4p Pho9p Pho80p Pho81p and Pho85p dephosphorylates phosphotyrosyl peptides), which encodes MEKASLMGKRPIKRRNKYRKLSHYAFALILLTVVVMSLPIGPSLEKFVSRKSSKKNVIFFVTDGMGPASLSLSRSFRQFTQNLTIDDVLTLDHHLIGSSRTRSSDSLVTDSAAGATAFSCALKSYNGAIGVDPDKQPCGTILEAAKLQGYLTGLVVTTRITDATPAAFSAHADYRFQEDLIAQQQLGDYPLGRMVDLMIGGGRTHFYSGTDIVYGSRGSRSDGRNLIKEAIGDGWSYVGNREQFDALENGRNVSLPLLALLADYDIPFDFDRDASEYPSLKEEAMTAINALTEATKNSDKGFFLLIEGSRIDHAGHQNDPAAQAREVLAFDEAFEAVLRFAEESDVETVMVSTSDHETGGLVTARQITKAYPEYAWYPNVLDNAKHSGEFLRKMVQGYKGDSKSTFIEQDVFEDNLGITDYSKADVEELLKLTSSGEINDKLNDMISTRAQIGWSTHGHSAVDVNIYAYANRRATWHNVLENLQGNHENTEIGQFMANYLGLNLQDVTKKLGKTKHSPTSSLSDLSLDADEYHHNLYI
- the ARL3 gene encoding Arf family GTPase ARL3 (highly similar to uniprot|Q02804 Saccharomyces cerevisiae YPL051W YPL051W ARL3 GTPase of the Rassuperfamily required to recruit Arl1p to the Golgi; similar to ADP-ribosylation factor) is translated as MHRELLTNTKLHPDKTNKTNRQAMFHLAKGLYANWNRREQYSILILGLDNAGKTTFLEMLKKEYSKGSKSPEKITPTVGQNVATIPVNNCLLKFWDVGGQETLRSLWPEYYAQAHGIIFVIDSADRERLEECCRTLKTVVTDEEVEGIPVLMLANKQDREDRMEVQDIKEVFNKIAEHLGARDSRVLPISALNKEGVKEAAEWILVRLRRNKANKPPQYK
- the CWC21 gene encoding U2-type spliceosomal complex subunit CWC21 (similar to uniprot|Q03375 Saccharomyces cerevisiae YDR482C), yielding MSYDGIGLKSAKGSSTSGHIQQSLALNTERKNVKNFLSRVEKQQQRPKSSAQTKRKDESILKHLSKRELELRVSEYRDALEDDDSLSDATIDAKCQEFREKTALQLRKEHVDEKLRNAYVSRSKRQAESGAADQ